ccaggcctgcccacagatttggccatggccctgaaaaacccagaaaatgggccttccccagttgtgatttattgatgataccagtgcatgtgtgttgatcagtagcattggtgctagggtcctggctaacagtaagGCTACCTTTTTTTTGGACCTGAAAAGAGTATCCAGCTATTATTGGGTcagatgttggaattatttattcatgctactttttttGTGCTactcctttttgtcacttttaaaccattttacaGTTTGCCATCCTCTTTTGCAACTGCAAACCTGTTTTTGCTGGGGGTTTTGTCACTATacatcaaatttttgccactcttttgccaatttaacccattttcttgctgtattttgcctttttgccatGTCTTTCTAATTTAAACCCAGTTTTCCACTTTTGGTCattcttttcactcttttttggcattttttatttcatttttattgattttcatcCATATTATCacccttttgacacttttaacccatgttgcTGCTTTTCAATCACGTTTGCTTCTTTTTGttgctcatattttttttcaattttaacacatttttgctgtttttcacaattttttgctttttctcacaatgatgtaaatattaattttttttccatttggttgtctcagttttttctgaagtatatatatatatatatgcgcACTGATTGCAAACTCACATATTACTTTTCTATTGCATTTCAgaccctttttaaaatgcttacCTTAAGCTCGCTGATAGATGACAGCAGTCCTGCTCCATACGCTCGCAGCTGCCCTTCTTGTTTGCATAGGCCAAACTCCACGGTAAAGAAGTAACACTGTAACAAATCAACAGAATAAATAATTTTTAGAAACAAGATTTAACTCAAAAATATGAACTTTTACTTGATTTGATCACGTATGTCTGTGTCAGTGTCACTCACTGTGGCCAGCTTCTGAACAGAGTCATCTGAGGCCCCGAGTGAAGCGAGTCCGATCTCCTGAGAGAACTGAGCGAAGCTGGGCTCAGCCAGCAGTGGGACATGACCCAGCAGCTCATGGCATGtgtccctttaaaaaaaaaaaaaaaaaaaaaaaaagacaacagaatgTGAGGACTAACAGTGCTATGTGAACACAGATGTGTCTTCTCTAGGTAAAGAAGGGTATATTACTCACGGCTCTGGAGTGTATAAGGGGTCAGAGCTGTGCCGCACATATTGGGTACAGTGGAAAACACGGAAGGCCAAGCCAGCGAGGAAGTCACGTGGGGACAAATAACCAGCCACAGGCCTGATGGTAAATCCTGTGCGTTCTGAGAAGATTTGGAACACAGATGAGTTTTAAAAAGGACATTTCCAATTTTCAATataatttttcatcaaaaagcaAGCATACCCCTGAGGAAGCGTGAGACATCTTCCAGCTGAGGGATGTTGTCCTCCCGAAAATCACAGTATTTGGACAGAAGAGGCAAATTCTTCAGGTATTCCCGGCAGGCATGGGTGGGGTACAGCTTGTTGAGCTCCCTGTATACGACCCCCCAAGTCTTTACTTCCTCCTCTGTGAATTCAATTTGAGGGATGGGATCCCCactagaacaaaaaaataagagcaaGTCTCTCAGTAGAGCATTAAAACTTCACAGTTGTAAGAAATAATCAACAAATAAAAGGACAACTTACTGTTTGAATGACATGGCAATATCAGCAAAGTACTTTCGCCTTTTACGGTAAACATTGTCCTTAAAACCCTGATAAAAGGTAGAACAGAATGGTTTCAGAATGATTCAAATACAAGGAATCTGCATTATTGTATTTAGTCCACCAATAGGCCGATTTGAGTCTACATACTGGATGATCTGCATCCAGCTCAGAGCCATACATGAGGACACGGTTTGCACACTTGTCCAAGTCTGCAATCTTCTTTGGAAACCAGGGGACATTGTCCATATCTGAGAGGAGAGGgcacatgtgtttattttgcattgttttcaaGTGTTAATATATTTTCAATACATTATCAACAGGACTGTATTTACCTTCTTCTTGTAGGCACGAGTTATCTGGCGGCTCCATATCAACCACGTTCACATGCTTCCGAAGCAGCTGGATGATCTCATTCAGTTGTTCGTGGTTGCTGTCGCAGTCCACAAATATTTCAAACTCAGAGTTGCGTCTTTTGGATTTCCTGGACTCTATGTGGACGAGGTTGACGTGGTTTTCCTGCAAGAACCATAGTAAACCCTTACTAAGTTGCTCACATTTGCTAACTTTTCAGTATGATTTAGTAAATGTAGTTatccaaattaaaaatgatacacTATAATCATAGGTTTGAGAAGTTTGCCCTTACTTGGAAGAGTTTTAGTGCCTTCACTAGGCCTCCCACTTCATTCTTGAGGGAAAAGATGATCGtggctctctctttctctgatgcattcttcttttctgagttttcttctatttttgtgaAGGTTGCTTTGtttatctgaaaacaggaaTTTAGATTTTAAGTTGTGGAACAGCATCACCAGTGACCAACTAACAGTCTGCCTGGGAAGAGATATTTACTATATATAAACATTAAGAATTTGATTTCTTAATATTACCAAATTAAATGTACAGTACACTATTGTttattgtgtaaaaaaaaagttgcattcCCTGGAAAAGTCAGGAGTAAACAGTATCTTTATACCTTGCACCACACTGCCTCATAACCCTTCAGTGTCTTCATTACTAAGTCAAAGCACAGGGCAGTGTGAGATATCCCAAACCCAGTGGGTCTAACAGGCAAAAATAAGCAGCAATATTCTGACAGAGAACTGTCTTACAATGCTGCATTTGAAGCTACTATATAAACCCTATTAGAAAGAAGTATTGGTGTGTATACACGCTGACAAAAGAAGAAATATTAGTGCACAATCATTAGTCACATGTGCAGGATAAAACCTACCCCGCTCTCCATTCAGCACCCTGGTTAGCGCTCTCACGTGCGCTGCACACGCAAGGGGAAAATTGATCTAATCCTGCATTAGATATTAGAAGTAAGACTTTACGCGCCAACAGCACAGAAAAACTAATCTGTTAAGATTTACTGGATGTTTTTTTCGTGCAATCAACTTTTACGGACGTCTACATTGGACATTTTCCAAATTCCTGTCATGCGCACCTCGCCTCTTAAGAATAGTTAAAGTTCTgaaagtgattaaaatagacaTGATAACGAGTAAAGTTCTGCTTGATTGCTTCCTACCATATTTCGCCCAGCAAGCACTCTGCAGAAAGCGTCGCACACCAGTTTTCGGTGCTGGAGCCTTGTCGGTAGCATCCCCCCTGTCAGCACTGGTTTGTGGAGACTGGATCAGGACGCTTCCCGGGGTCAACTCTTTGCGTCTCGGTTTAACGAAGATGAACTTGTCTCTGTCTCGAAGAATCGCCTTAGTTCAATCTCATTAAGATAGACGAGAAGCCTATTATTAGCTCCTCGCGTGCTGAAATCTCGGCAGATATTAGGCAGCGTTTAATCACCGCACGCGCGCGTTTTGGGGGATAATTTTATGCACAGCTGCtactaattaaaataaaatgtcacgGCGTAAGCTTTGCAAAAagtgaacatttattttcagtgcATATGCATATTAGGATAACGTGAATATTTAATACCTGTTTTATGAAATGTGGATGTctgcctctgtttttttgttagaCAAGCTAGCCTACATCGAgcttttgaaaatttgcattaaaaaccaTGTTAGCATGGCAGAACATTATTTTCGACGGTAACAGAGACGCAAACGAATCgcatgtgaaataaaaagtggGCCACAGAGTAAGTAAAAATAacgtttttatacattttatccGCATTTTGGTCTTTTAGCAGTATTTTCACATAATTTCTACCTTAAAAACAAGAATCTTACTGCAAACACATATCTGAATTTTGTgaatcttttcaaaataaaaccttatttttaaaaatagccatAGATGCTCAACATTGGACACTGCAGCATCCTTTTAATGTAGTCAAAGGAGACGTCACACTTTTAATCAGCTCTATCTTTTACTATGAAAATTAGTAACACATTGAACAATAATGATTCTTTTATGACATGAAATTTCAGATACTCCACTTCAACCCTCTTAAGCCTTTGAGGTAATTTAATCGTATATAACAACAAGGCTTAAATTAATCTGCACTGACGACAGCATGCAGGCTTATTTATTAAGACAACCATGACTAGCCTCCCCGCCAACACTCAAAAAAGTAGTCTCTAAATATCccatacaaaaaaacaacctcaccttgtttgtttgtagcctcactgaaggaaaaaaatgcaaagtcaatttaaagaaagagttCTTACCTCATTGTTTAGCAGTTTTTCCTCAAAGCCAATGTTCATGGAATCAAAAGATCTTCCTCTACGTGGTCCCTCGTTTTTATTTGAGTACATGATATATGCTGCTGGTTGCAGAGGGATGATCTAAATAGCTTCCTGCTTTGTAAAAAGGACCGTCTACCCTGAGTTGCAGCGTGCCTTGCTATTTAACCACAGGGAGAATTAGGAGGGGGCCATAATCTCCCCCACAGCAGCAAATGGAAAAAGAGCAGCCCTGCTGGCGTCACTGGGGAGAGAAAGGGGATATCTTTTATTTCACCTAAAGGCCTACAACAGCGTCACTGAGATCAATGACAGTATCcgagagaaaaaaacaccagaTTTAGCAACTTCTACCACAAGATTACTagatttcattatttttactacATTTGCTCTTTGTTTTCAGAAAGTAAAAGCAGCAtctgttattaaaaaaatgtttaaaacagggcattaattttttttttttttttagttttgacaGGCAGGAATCTCAAATTAAAGCCAAATATGGAAAATGTGAAATCATATTTAGACTGAACTTATTCCGTCTGGATGCAGACCTCTCAAGCAGTTAATTCTCCTTGTTTGTTGACACCTTGAGACTTAGAAGAGGTCAAGGTTTAAGAGGATTCAAATGTAGCCCACCTGCCTTCATTGTACAGTGATCCAAACATGCCCCCCTTTTGAAAATCCAGCCCTCTGCACTGTAAGCACCTCTGGGTTCTCGTGCACACAGCACATATAATCTGCATGTTTCCTCGTCTTTAGCACCATGAGCCCTTTAATAAGATCAAGACAATCAGTGGAAAAAGCTTCTACAGCCTCTGCGGACTGGACCACAATGCATGTAAGAGACCTCATTACTTTAACAAGATAACACCACTGTATGCTAAGCTTTAGTCACTTTACAATCAGGCCAGGTGAGATGTATTTGTTTGTTAATGCAGGGATACATGTGGCTGATGCACATGCTTGTTGTCTCAGGTGGTCCTGGGCTGTGTCACTCGTGACATGGTCGGATGCTTTACACAACCAAGGAGCCAGTGAAGGGGACTTCCTCTTCTCAGAAACCGAATCCAGATCAGATCCCAGCCGTTTAAAGGTACAATTCACCACTTTACTGTATTACACGGGGGTGGCTTTCTTTGTTGTGATGCCCAGAGTAGTCCTTTTTAACACATCCAGCACCACAGAGGAACCAAAGAGGCTTTCAAATGCATCTACCAGTATGCAGTGCTCATGGCATTGGCGGCAGCAGAACCTTCCCATAAGATCAGTGCAGCAGGAGTGAACATGTTTACTTGACTGTTTGCTTAAGCTCCTTATCAACACCACCTACATACAACAAGCAGTTCTGcctcagtgtgcaaacacaatATACATAAGACACAACTGACGAACAGTAAATATGTCAAGTATTGAAAGCTCTGCTGGAACAcatacctcttttttttttttttttttttttttactagtaGTCAGAGTTAGAATTGATAGTCACAGTAACAATAAGAATAATATCCAGTCATAAACCCAAGCAATGGTATGCAAGACATTTTATAAAAGCATAGAATTTGACTTTGAATATTCTTTGGTTTGATTTTCTCAAAATTATGGGGGTGGGGGTTCTGTTGAAGCTCAGCTACTTGGGCAAGTTCCTCCTATACAGAGGCAGCAGTCCACAGTGTGTCagccatctctctctctctctctctcttattttcctGTCTCCCTCCAGCAGACTATCAAATAGATAATGAAAaaaagctgaagagagacaaagagactTAAGGAAGTAGTAAGGCTAAAATGGTTTCTATAGAGCTATTGACAAATAGCTTAATTTTGAGAAGGGTGCTTGAAAATAGTGTAAGCTACTCAAGTCTACCAGCTTAAAATAGAATAATACTAAATTGAATTAAGTAGGCTTTTGCATGCAAAGGTAGGAAATTGTGTCAACCTGTTAAATATTATAGTTTTAACAGTCTGTTTCTTGCTACAGCAGTTTCCATGACAAACATATCTTGTTATACATGCCAATGAAACACTGGATGTTGCATCAGAGATTACTATACACAAaatagtctggctgcagaccatagatCTTGCAGATCGTTACTGTTACACAGTTTCCATCAGAATGTAAGTGCCATAATTTCCAGTACTGGAAGTTCCAGGACATTGTATTTCtagtttcagtgtttgttttttttttttgagagttttttcaactttattcataaaaaaaagtctggcagttaaattcataaaacaactagaatggctgtctgaggcggcagacccacgcctaagcagcgccactgaGGACCtgacgctcccattgattactatggtgttgaAAATTTctaagtccgagaaaaaccgaacgggtgcacggatcatcaccaaaatctaattgattCACCATCTACCAATATGCCCTGAAAGTTTGGTAAAGATCTGACTTTCTTTCTACATTAGCTACGTTAGAATGGTATCATAGAGGGAAAGCAATTTTGGGTCTctaagcagactgtttaatctgcttaattaaacattttgtaattaacTTTTAAGTACAGGCAACcttacccttaccttaacccttaccctcacCTAACTGAAAGTTTAgtgcaattttattttgaacattttagcatgtatttccattctgagatgtGGTGTCTCACAGTAACAGTCTGCAAGAGGCGGCATCTGAGAGCAAGAGTCTGCAACCAGACGCCCTCACTACATAAGGAAATATGAATTGCTACTGGAACGTGCCGTTCTGtcgctgtatctcattcatgttttgtgctgcttgcTCTCTGCCACCGACTGCACTTTCTTTTGCTCAAGATCCTCCTGAAAGCTCCATTTCTAAATCCCCTGACCAATGCAATGATGTTGCCCCACTATACATTTCCAAGCTGCTTTTCAGAGACAAACAGCCGACCTCCACTTTTGTGTTATTTAGTGTAGTCTATAAgtgtgtatttactaaacagttaACCACTGTTTCTATTTCATGGATCAGTTTCACATAAtggaggagaaaagctgttaaaaaagtcttcaattcaaacaaaaatgctCACAAGTGGTGAGCGAAGCAGAGCACCACATTTCTATATTTATAtaataaaaacagcataaaaacagaTACAATAGAGCATGTTTTGACAAATTTAGCAGTATGAATAATAATATTAAGGGCtagtttaaaaaagaatgaCACTCTAATGTCACTGGTAGAGCTTCAACCTGCTATAGTTTTACTTGTGTTTCCCAGGTTTAATGAgcttaacataaaaaaaatgacttcaaCTGTGATTGATAACAAAACATGGATCCTTACATTCTGCCTTGACTAATGTTAAATTCAGCTTGAACCCCACATTTACTGCTTGCAGTCACCATTTGATAAGTGTGCTGTGATCAGTTCTTTGCTGCTTCCAAACTGAAGCTTTGCATGACAACCCATCGTACTGTATATACAATTCACAGTTACTCTTTGTAATAAACTGAAAGAGgctgattttattattattattttctaaagatttattttgggcatttttgtgcctttattttcatagaggaggacagtggatagagttggaaacagggatgagggcgggggagagacatgcggtgaagggcctcagtccggatttgaacccgggccgtacgcatacatggggcgcaccttaaaccactaggccacctgcgccccaggCTGATTTTATTCAAGGGTTATTGATGATTATATTTATGGTTACATTGTGTGGTTGCTGTGCTGTTATGTAAACCTTTACTTAAAGCAGAATTGGAGATACTTCGAATACTGCTTTACATCTCGGAATAACCTCAGTGATAGTTCTTTCAGTCCAGAATACATCAATCAACGTCACACATAATGACTCACCACGTTGCAGCTGCCTGACAGGAATTGTAGACTCTATAGAGCTAATATAAATGTTAAACCTATGACTAATACTAGGAAAATACAAGGGGTGGCTTGTTCTTCCCTGAAATCCTACTTCAGCTGGCTTTTTCATTAAGAGTGAAGAACCAGAAAGAATAAAGTCTGCTGAAAACATGCTACTGTTCATGATTCAGTTACATGCTTTTCAATGAAGCAGCAAATGTTTATGTTGGCAATTTGTAAGCGGTACACAATTTAACTTCTAAATAAATTTCAACAGACACGCTTTTATGCTGCAGAAGCTTGGGCTGTTTCTTTGATCTTCTCACGTCCTGACAGCTCCTGGATCAGATCTCCTTTATGTAATCTCATGACTTGTCCCTGTTTCATGCCTTTCTTCTGTTACTAGATGTCTTATTTGGTAAATATTACTTCTCTTCATCTTCTAACAAGCCTTTATGAAATTAAGGTATGATTAAACAGTTTGTAATGACTGGCATGAATTACAGGATTTGGTGTGTGAAGTCTCTGCTCTGTCATTCAGTGAGTAACTGACACTGGTGCTTTGAGTTGCTTCACTCTGACAATGGTCACAGAGGGCAGCATAATTAAGATGGGCCATTGTGGTTTGCTTTATGACACATACACCTTCTGTGTAGAGCACATGATAATTATGTTCAAGGATGAGATTGAGGGGCAATAATTCAGCCAGTAATGAAGAGTTTCAAAGGTAACTATTGGGCCTAGTTTCATCTTCAGTAATCAGTCCAGCACTCTCATGTTCTCAGTATTAATTTCTCAAGACAGAGCTTCTCATCTGCTTCAGTTTCTTCACACATCTCAACCTTAACCTATTTTAAATGGGCGTGCCATGGAAAGACTGCGGAATGAGTGCCTGGTTATCTTGACAACCAATCCACCATTTTTAAAGTCTGctgtgaattttatttattttaccaaaaATTACATAAGCCCTTATTTCTGATCCCTCTGGAGGTTATTGAAGGGGAGGTGCTGTGTTGTCTGAGCTGCACCCTACCTGGCCAGTCTGTCCCAGTTCTGTTAACTTCAATCAGGGGGGATTTACTGGCAGTGTCTGAGCATCAAGCTGCAAGCCACCTCTCTGGCTTATCTCAACCCCTGGTACTGAGTAAATGCCCAACATGAGCATCAGACTGTATAAGAACATAAGCCATACGTCTCCTGGGGCATTTGGAAGACAAAGAAACCTGAAATActacaattattattattttcaatctgCATATTTTGTTCTCCAAgaaagtatttctttttttgaccAGGTTCTATTTCAGGAATCCACAAACAAAGCAGGCAACATCTTTCCTACAGATTTAAAAACGATGTGAAACTCCCACCTCTTACAGTAATTCTGgagtgtttgatttttgttttgggggaaatttttaGGTACTTCAATGAGAATTTGGGAAATCTATTTGTAAAATATTGGGAATTTGACTGGAATTTCTGTGAATttcatttgaaatcatttttttaattttcacaggAATTTTAgcaaatttgtttggatgtttggaggAACATGGTTTTCCATTTACTTTTTTAGGGAGTTTACTTGTACATTTTGAAGAATTCAACTGGAAATAAAGTATTagatttgttttgttatttggTGAAATTGACTTGTTTGTTTCCCCAGTATTTTCATCgattttgggttgttttttttttgtttttttttaatccgaATGTTTAGGCTTTTTCAAAAAGAGTCactgaaatgtttgggaaatATATGAGCAAACTTGTGGTGAATATTGTGGCTGTATTAACCCATGAACATAATCCAACATCTCTTGGGGCATTTGAAATTCAAATAATCTTGAAATACTATAATAATTATTCTTAATCTGCATTTTTCCACCAAAGTTATTATTAAAGTTTTTGTAGTCCTTCATCAGAAAATGACACCATACGTCTCTTAATGACTGACATCATTTCTAACAGACTGAATGACCCCCTACCACCTGGGTGACACACACCCAAAACAGCCATCTTCAGCActttaaagcatatttttttgtgaaaatgacTTTCTACaagtcaaaaatatgttttatatgtgtgtgttgtaCAGTAATAGAAGCTTATTGTCCTCATATGCAGGCATTATTTTTTGGTGACTACATCCTGATCAAAGACAAGACTTAGGTTTTATATTCTTCAGGTCCTACTAATACCAAATAAGTGGAAGGAATTAAAAGTGTACTACAAACAAGAGTGTGGGTCTCAGGAGATTAAAGAATTGAAAATAACATTACAGAAAGGGTTTATCTTGTGGCTGATAATCTTGCCTGCTTTTATTGATAATGTTGATCAATCAGAATAAATGCCTGTGCCTTTCATGGCCTGCTCAAAACTCCTTACAGGAGccacatatatatatttcac
The sequence above is a segment of the Cheilinus undulatus linkage group 9, ASM1832078v1, whole genome shotgun sequence genome. Coding sequences within it:
- the tph1a gene encoding tryptophan 5-hydroxylase 1a, producing the protein MYSNKNEGPRRGRSFDSMNIGFEEKLLNNEINKATFTKIEENSEKKNASEKERATIIFSLKNEVGGLVKALKLFQENHVNLVHIESRKSKRRNSEFEIFVDCDSNHEQLNEIIQLLRKHVNVVDMEPPDNSCLQEEDMDNVPWFPKKIADLDKCANRVLMYGSELDADHPGFKDNVYRKRRKYFADIAMSFKHGDPIPQIEFTEEEVKTWGVVYRELNKLYPTHACREYLKNLPLLSKYCDFREDNIPQLEDVSRFLRERTGFTIRPVAGYLSPRDFLAGLAFRVFHCTQYVRHSSDPLYTPEPDTCHELLGHVPLLAEPSFAQFSQEIGLASLGASDDSVQKLATCYFFTVEFGLCKQEGQLRAYGAGLLSSISELKHALSGNARIMPFDPKVTSKQECIITTFQEAYFVSDSFEEAKVKMREFAKTIKRPFTVRYNPYTQSVDVLKDTPSINSVVEELRHELDIVGDALIRLNKQQGV